A window of Hordeum vulgare subsp. vulgare chromosome 5H, MorexV3_pseudomolecules_assembly, whole genome shotgun sequence genomic DNA:
GAGACCGTCGCCTCAGCATCCATGACACAAGACACCATCGACCATCCACATCACGACCCCCGCCACGGTAGTAGGAGTGAAAGGGACCATCTTTCATTCCTAGCTCCAAGGTCTAGGCTAGCGCCTCCATAGAAAGAGGCActcacggctgcctcccctgtcggTCCTGGTGGACTGTGGGGATGCAACCTAGTGACTGCCAACGGCCGCCAATAAGTAACTTGAATGACGCTAAAcccatggccaccggagatgatccaTCAGACGACACGACATCACCCGAAGAGCCGAACTCGGACCGACGCCACCAACAAGCGGATGACACGAGGAGCACAACACGAGGAGTACCCACGCGGACCAACTCAACCCCCCATATCCCCGCACCAGGGACCGTCCACCACCACGGGCCAGAACCTCGCCGTTAACCACCACCGAAATGCATAGTCAAGGTCAACAACCCACGCCAAGCGTAACCCGCGGCTCCTGCCATCACCAGACGCCAACCAAGTCCGGATCTGGCAGGGGGCCGACAGGCCCGCCACCACCAGGGAGCGCCGCAGCAGGGGCCGGGCATCGGAGCCAGCCACCCCCTACGGCGAGCCAAAGCCCCGCCACCACAAGGGCCTAAGCCACCCCGAACCAAGCCGCGCCAGCTCTAGGCCGTACCCAGGGTCGCCGTCGCCCAACCAGACGGCATGCACCATCCAACGCGAGgcgggggaaggaggaggccccGCCGCGAGCATGCCGGGGCGGTGGCGAGGGAAGGGATGCGCAGTGAGGGAGGTGGAGCGGAGGGGAGGTAGGATCGTTTTTGTGAGCCTTGTAATTACCTTGGTGGTTTCATTTGATGAATGGAACCTGGGAAGAGCCTCCCTTTTCTTCTTAAAAAAAGAGAGCATTTTCCTTTATTATTATGTAACAAAGGATTTGTTTCCCCAACAAAAGGGTATCAAAAAAATTAAGCAGACCATTTCGAATTTCATATTTTCAAAAGGATgtgataatttcaaaaaaaaaaaaaaggcgaGCGGTGTGGTAAACGCAACTTTATGATGCTTTTCCTTCCCAAAGCCTGGCCCAAACCAAACGCGCCTGCCTCCGTCCTTTCCCTATAAGCCGAAGACACACCACTCACCAGGCACAAACCATGGCGATGGCCGGACCGTCCACCACtctccctccgccaccgccggagAAGGCGGTCGATGTCCTCCCCGTGGACAGCCTCCGAGACATTCTCCGTCGCCTCTCTCTCGCCGACCTTCTCCGTGCCGCCCTCGCCTGCCACCGCTGGCGCCGCGTCGCCTCACGCTGCCTCCCCCGCACCGCCCCTCTCCTCGGCTACTTCTTCCACCCCACCGCCACCGGTTTGCCGCCGCCCATGCACACGGCATCCAAGGATATCGTCATCGAAACCCCCGCCGTCTTCTCTCCCATCGACGCCTCCGCACCGAACCTCTCCCTCGACTTCGTTCCGGAGGCCTCCCGCTTCGTGCTCCACGACTGCCACCAAGGTCTCCTGCTTCTCGAACCGCTCGGGTCGCTCCCCAAGGGGATCCTCCCACGCCTCCTCGTCATTGACCCGGCCACCCGCCGCCGCGTGCTCCTCCCGCCGCCACCGCGCGACACGGTGCCCGACGACCAACGCTGGCGCCGCTCTAGGCACTACGTCGGCTCCGCACTCCTCTCTCGCGCGCACCCGAGCAAGCTCTGCTTCGAGGTCGTCTGCGTCTCCGTCGACGGCGGGCACCCGCGCGCCTGGGTCGTGTCCGTCGACGACGGCCAATGCCACTGGCGCGCGCTCCCGCGGACTACCGAGGTGGAGGTCAGTTTCGACCCCTGGTGGTTCGAGACGCGCTGCGTGCACGCCGCCGGGAAGCTCTACTGGCACATCTGCAACTCCGGTCGCGTGCTGGCGCTGGACCCTTCCACGCTGCACTTCTCTTACCTGAGGGCGCCGGCGGAGCTGCCCAGGTTCGGCAATTACCGCGTCGGGGAGACGCCGGACGACGGGCGGCTCTGCAT
This region includes:
- the LOC123395933 gene encoding uncharacterized protein LOC123395933, which produces MAMAGPSTTLPPPPPEKAVDVLPVDSLRDILRRLSLADLLRAALACHRWRRVASRCLPRTAPLLGYFFHPTATGLPPPMHTASKDIVIETPAVFSPIDASAPNLSLDFVPEASRFVLHDCHQGLLLLEPLGSLPKGILPRLLVIDPATRRRVLLPPPPRDTVPDDQRWRRSRHYVGSALLSRAHPSKLCFEVVCVSVDGGHPRAWVVSVDDGQCHWRALPRTTEVEVSFDPWWFETRCVHAAGKLYWHICNSGRVLALDPSTLHFSYLRAPAELPRFGNYRVGETPDDGRLCIATVEDQVMRVWVRGETRWSDDNGWHMEREMNLSNVYDTVPGLPKDKCHRIFTIWLSDMDAGRTGKLFIRTMGYGRYSLDLDTAKMERLHTKHGKEYGDPICAYFLAWPPAFLAPEN